One genomic region from Parerythrobacter aestuarii encodes:
- a CDS encoding type IV secretion system protein, producing the protein MSAQCDLAMSEAAGGIAAALQAVDCVASEVTSAAFGRLFAPGGQLATVLTILLTLYVIFFALALITGRSNLSVRSMLPRIILVGMVLTFSTSWAAFQSVVWNLALGGPDWLAGVLTGDRGSATMTFASKVDVVFLAVEQASQGQMDFEAFSPPGMLWLGALLFMLGTVGVLVTARIALAVLVALGPIFIAMALFQGTRGMFTGWLKGLVMLALTPLFAVLAGSVMLELSVPILSALTQAQGEIPARPAIAFFMVGAVHVALMAMVLKVAGTMVAGWRVFGMVSEPGERSGKSAVADAPTMVVRTEQAAAAQVPAGTTVTSARRTAAAAAMPYLAANDSGASQPASVRETRIVAATTAGGQVSPASLPASRTRGLGTRFRAAPHRPVEKLK; encoded by the coding sequence ATGAGCGCGCAGTGCGATCTTGCAATGTCGGAAGCGGCCGGCGGGATCGCCGCCGCGCTGCAGGCTGTCGACTGCGTCGCTTCCGAGGTCACTAGCGCGGCTTTCGGGCGACTGTTTGCACCCGGTGGACAACTTGCGACGGTTCTTACGATCCTGCTCACCCTCTACGTCATTTTCTTCGCCCTGGCACTTATCACCGGGCGATCGAACCTGAGCGTGAGGTCCATGTTGCCGCGGATCATCCTTGTCGGGATGGTACTCACCTTCTCAACCAGCTGGGCGGCATTCCAGAGCGTGGTCTGGAACCTGGCGCTGGGCGGTCCCGACTGGCTTGCGGGCGTCCTGACCGGGGACCGAGGGTCTGCCACCATGACCTTCGCCAGCAAGGTGGACGTGGTGTTTCTCGCCGTCGAGCAGGCTTCGCAGGGCCAGATGGATTTTGAGGCATTTTCGCCGCCGGGTATGTTGTGGCTGGGGGCCTTGCTTTTCATGCTGGGCACGGTGGGTGTGCTGGTAACGGCCCGAATTGCACTGGCAGTCTTGGTCGCGCTGGGGCCGATCTTCATCGCGATGGCCCTGTTCCAGGGCACCCGAGGCATGTTCACCGGCTGGCTCAAAGGGCTGGTTATGCTGGCGTTGACACCGCTGTTCGCGGTGCTGGCAGGAAGCGTGATGCTGGAGCTGTCGGTACCGATCCTTTCGGCCCTGACGCAGGCGCAAGGTGAGATCCCGGCGCGCCCGGCAATCGCATTCTTCATGGTCGGCGCGGTGCATGTCGCGCTGATGGCGATGGTGCTCAAGGTCGCTGGCACCATGGTGGCCGGCTGGCGTGTCTTCGGCATGGTCTCCGAACCGGGCGAGCGGAGCGGCAAATCGGCGGTAGCCGACGCGCCCACTATGGTAGTCCGCACCGAACAGGCCGCCGCCGCGCAGGTCCCCGCCGGGACGACCGTCACCAGCGCCCGCCGCACCGCCGCAGCTGCCGCGATGCCCTATCTCGCCGCCAACGACAGTGGTGCCAGTCAGCCCGCCAGCGTCCGTGAAACCCGCATCGTTGCTGCCACCACTGCAGGGGGGCAGGTCAGCCCCGCATCTTTGCCAGCCTCGCGCACGCGCGGGCTCGGCACGCGCTTCAGGGCAGCGCCCCATCGCCCTGTGGAGAAGCTGAAATGA
- a CDS encoding TrbG/VirB9 family P-type conjugative transfer protein, which yields MNRAAIPAALAMLLAATPLAAQDSRLVEVEYDEARIFTIQGRTKVQATIQFGEDEAIENVAIGDSAAWQVTPNKRANLLFVKPLEPTASTNMTVVTNKRTYLFDLVASPKAKPLYILSFSYPEEEMEAAAQLAASGQANPVEMAAATDPYAVVDPAALNWEWQKTGDANLFPARAFDDGDATFLEWNEGVPVPAILVKDFEGTEGPVNFTVRGNTVVVDGVPREIILRSGEEIATLVNTGPTRQEKLPSQASLGGEQQKKR from the coding sequence ATGAACCGCGCTGCCATCCCCGCCGCGCTCGCGATGCTGCTTGCTGCGACCCCGCTGGCGGCACAGGATTCGCGCCTGGTCGAAGTCGAATATGACGAAGCGCGGATCTTCACCATCCAGGGCCGCACCAAGGTGCAGGCGACGATCCAGTTCGGCGAGGACGAAGCGATCGAGAATGTCGCCATCGGCGATTCCGCTGCCTGGCAGGTGACTCCCAACAAGCGCGCGAACCTGCTGTTTGTGAAGCCGCTGGAGCCGACCGCGTCGACCAACATGACCGTGGTGACCAACAAGCGCACCTACCTGTTCGACCTCGTTGCAAGCCCCAAGGCCAAACCGCTCTACATCCTCAGCTTTTCCTATCCCGAGGAAGAGATGGAGGCAGCGGCGCAACTGGCTGCATCTGGGCAGGCCAACCCGGTCGAGATGGCGGCGGCTACCGATCCCTATGCGGTGGTCGATCCTGCCGCGCTCAACTGGGAATGGCAGAAGACCGGCGATGCCAATCTGTTCCCGGCGCGTGCCTTCGACGATGGCGATGCTACCTTCCTCGAATGGAATGAGGGCGTGCCTGTCCCGGCGATTCTGGTGAAGGATTTCGAAGGCACCGAAGGCCCGGTCAATTTTACCGTGCGCGGCAACACCGTGGTGGTCGACGGAGTCCCGCGAGAGATCATCCTGCGCTCGGGCGAAGAGATCGCGACGCTGGTCAACACCGGCCCTACGCGCCAGGAAAAGCTCCCCAGCCAGGCCTCGCTTGGCGGTGAGCAGCAGAAGAAGCGATAG
- a CDS encoding TrbI/VirB10 family protein has protein sequence MRLAMRLPEKPAASGAANDLDPREIVDSDVTDLASRTAYPAVAAKSGRSDALGLVAGIAIVAALGGVTFWSMNAAQVPPQQGVGSADVAPQAVAPEPVQAQPPAPAAQPAIAPRPDPAPAAVLARDPNAATMAVLNPNSAPTLVFDSSARATSPVAGPPGTASATEGGGATGNSVNDFASRIGGVGGGPAQATAMVNPTTTVTQGTLIPAVLETAIDTDVPGYVRAVVSQDVRSFDGRNVLVPRSSRLIGQYQSGVQGGQKRAYVIWTRLIRPDGASVNLQSPAVGFDGTTGLKGDVDGRFFQRFGSALLLSVVGGLSTIASGGASVVIGGAGNGAAAAAVQQDSQVGPRIRVRQGEPIRVFTARDLDFSPVM, from the coding sequence ATGCGCCTTGCCATGCGTCTTCCGGAAAAGCCCGCCGCCAGCGGTGCCGCCAATGATCTCGACCCGCGCGAGATCGTGGATAGCGATGTGACCGATCTTGCCTCGCGCACCGCTTATCCGGCCGTCGCGGCGAAGAGCGGGCGGTCCGATGCGCTGGGGCTGGTGGCGGGGATCGCCATCGTCGCCGCATTGGGAGGGGTGACGTTCTGGAGCATGAACGCCGCGCAGGTGCCGCCGCAACAAGGCGTGGGGAGTGCCGATGTTGCACCCCAGGCCGTCGCTCCAGAACCGGTGCAGGCGCAGCCACCGGCTCCGGCGGCCCAGCCGGCAATCGCGCCGCGCCCCGATCCGGCCCCGGCTGCGGTGCTGGCGCGCGATCCCAATGCTGCGACGATGGCAGTGCTCAACCCTAATAGCGCCCCGACGCTGGTGTTCGATTCCAGCGCCCGCGCGACGTCGCCTGTTGCCGGGCCTCCGGGCACGGCTTCGGCCACGGAGGGTGGCGGCGCGACCGGAAATTCGGTCAATGACTTCGCGAGCCGTATCGGCGGGGTAGGTGGCGGTCCGGCGCAGGCGACCGCCATGGTCAACCCGACGACCACGGTGACCCAGGGCACGTTGATCCCGGCGGTGCTGGAAACGGCTATCGATACCGATGTGCCGGGCTATGTCCGTGCGGTGGTGAGCCAGGACGTGCGCAGCTTTGACGGCAGGAACGTGCTGGTGCCGCGCTCGAGCCGCCTGATCGGGCAATACCAATCGGGCGTGCAGGGCGGGCAGAAGCGCGCCTATGTCATCTGGACCCGGCTGATCCGGCCCGATGGTGCGTCGGTCAATTTGCAGTCCCCTGCCGTGGGCTTCGACGGCACCACGGGCCTCAAGGGCGATGTCGACGGGCGCTTCTTCCAGCGCTTCGGCTCGGCGCTGCTGCTGTCGGTCGTGGGCGGGCTGTCGACCATCGCCAGTGGCGGTGCCTCGGTGGTGATCGGCGGGGCCGGCAACGGTGCGGCGGCGGCGGCAGTGCAGCAGGACAGCCAGGTCGGCCCGCGCATCCGCGTGCGGCAGGGCGAGCCGATCCGTGTGTTCACTGCGCGCGACCTCGACTTCTCGCCGGTGATGTGA
- the virB11 gene encoding P-type DNA transfer ATPase VirB11, with product MAADVHPFAKSEPLAADKSVYLEAYLEPFRRWLDRDTVTEILVNGPGEVWIEDAAHPGMQRVETPEIDDRLVQRLAEQVARVSHQGINREHPLLGATLPDGARIQFCGPPASRRHWVMAIRRHRRLDLPLDAYDSGPLSPPAQERMPDAQAEPIAFLREAIRQRRTILISGGTSTGKTTFLNAMLGEIPREQRVVLVEDTPELKLPGENGVGLVAVKGELGEAKVTANELLQAALRLRPDRIVLGELRGAESVSFLRAINTGHPGSFSTIHANSITGALEQLALMVMQTGIGLSRSDTIAYAASVIDIVVQLGRDEDGKRAISEIAMAKDLLD from the coding sequence ATGGCTGCCGACGTCCATCCCTTTGCCAAGTCCGAACCGCTCGCGGCGGACAAGAGCGTCTATCTCGAGGCCTATCTCGAGCCGTTCCGGCGCTGGCTCGATCGCGACACGGTCACGGAAATCCTCGTCAACGGGCCGGGCGAAGTGTGGATCGAGGATGCCGCGCATCCCGGGATGCAGCGGGTCGAGACGCCGGAGATCGATGACCGGCTGGTACAGCGGCTGGCCGAACAGGTCGCCCGGGTCAGCCATCAGGGCATTAACCGCGAACACCCGCTGCTGGGCGCGACGCTGCCTGACGGAGCGCGCATCCAGTTCTGCGGCCCTCCTGCCAGTCGCAGGCACTGGGTCATGGCGATCCGCCGCCATCGCCGGCTCGACCTGCCGCTCGATGCCTATGATTCCGGTCCGCTCAGTCCCCCGGCGCAGGAACGTATGCCCGATGCGCAGGCCGAGCCTATCGCGTTCCTGCGCGAAGCCATCCGCCAGCGTCGCACGATTCTGATCTCGGGCGGAACAAGCACCGGCAAGACCACATTCCTCAACGCCATGCTGGGCGAGATCCCGCGCGAGCAGCGCGTGGTGCTGGTCGAGGATACGCCCGAGCTCAAGCTGCCGGGCGAGAACGGCGTCGGCCTCGTCGCGGTGAAGGGCGAACTGGGAGAGGCCAAGGTCACCGCCAACGAACTGTTGCAGGCGGCGCTGCGCCTGCGCCCCGACCGCATCGTGCTGGGCGAATTGCGCGGGGCGGAGAGCGTCAGCTTCCTGCGCGCCATCAACACCGGGCACCCAGGCAGCTTCTCCACCATTCACGCCAACTCGATCACCGGCGCGCTGGAACAGCTGGCGCTGATGGTGATGCAGACTGGCATCGGTCTCAGCCGCAGCGACACCATCGCCTACGCCGCCAGTGTCATCGACATTGTCGTCCAGCTTGGGCGAGACGAGGATGGCAAGCGGGCCATAAGCGAAATCGCGATGGCCAAGGACTTGCTGGACTGA
- a CDS encoding DUF4212 domain-containing protein produces MADTPDNDSNHARAYWRANIRLLLTLMAIWFAVSFGAGILFRPFLDQFMLGGFPLGFWFAQQGSIYVFIVLIFYYSWKMHHLEQAFDLDDDDEEAAAMEGDA; encoded by the coding sequence ATGGCCGATACGCCTGACAATGACAGCAACCACGCGCGCGCATACTGGCGCGCCAACATCCGGCTGTTGCTGACGCTCATGGCGATCTGGTTTGCAGTCTCTTTCGGAGCCGGGATCCTGTTCCGGCCTTTCCTCGACCAGTTTATGCTCGGTGGTTTCCCGCTCGGCTTCTGGTTCGCGCAGCAAGGATCGATCTACGTCTTCATTGTGCTGATCTTCTATTACTCGTGGAAGATGCATCACCTCGAACAGGCGTTCGACCTCGACGATGACGACGAAGAGGCAGCGGCGATGGAGGGCGATGCGTGA
- a CDS encoding sodium:solute symporter family protein, producing METQTLIYLFVGLSFALYIGIAIWSRAGSTSEFYVAGGGVNPVVNGMATAADWMSAASFLSMAGLIAFMGYDGSVYLMGWTGGYVLLALLLAPYLRKFGQFTVPDFIGTRYYSNWARTVAVICLIFISFTYIAGQMRGVGIVFSRFLDVEVELGVVIGMAIVFVYAVLGGMKGITYTQVAQYCVLIFAYMVPAFFISMMVTGNPIPQLGLGSTVNDGSGMYVLQKLDQSLQMMGFGAYTAGSKSMIDVFCITAALMVGTAGLPHVIVRFFTVPKASDARRSAGWALVFIALLYTTAPAVAAFARINFNEAVHQTAYEDAPGWFTNWEANNLIAWRDKNGDGKMQIAAGDAFEGAPVFAEDTVGNSGERLLDNAATDNANEVYLDRDIMVLANPEIAALPGWVIALVAAGGLAAALSTAAGLLLVISTAVSHDLLKSTFRPQISEKGELLAARIAATAAIVVAGILGIYPPGWVAQVVAFAFGLAAASLFPAIFMGIFTKSMNREGAIAGMVAGLAFTFLYIAYFKLWEPEANAAENWLLGISPEGIGVVGMLINFAVAIAVAKVTAKPPAEVDALVESIRVPRGAGTARSH from the coding sequence ATGGAAACGCAGACCCTTATCTACCTCTTCGTCGGGCTCAGCTTCGCGCTCTACATCGGCATCGCGATCTGGAGCCGGGCGGGTTCGACATCGGAATTCTACGTTGCTGGCGGAGGGGTCAACCCGGTCGTCAACGGCATGGCCACCGCCGCCGACTGGATGAGCGCGGCGAGTTTCCTCTCGATGGCAGGGCTGATCGCTTTCATGGGTTATGACGGCTCGGTCTATTTGATGGGCTGGACCGGCGGCTATGTGCTGCTGGCGCTGTTGCTTGCACCGTACCTGCGCAAGTTCGGACAGTTCACTGTGCCGGACTTCATCGGCACGCGGTACTATTCCAACTGGGCGCGAACTGTCGCGGTTATCTGCCTGATATTCATCAGTTTCACCTATATCGCCGGGCAGATGCGCGGGGTCGGGATTGTGTTCAGCCGGTTCCTCGACGTCGAGGTCGAACTCGGCGTGGTGATCGGCATGGCGATCGTCTTCGTCTATGCCGTGCTCGGCGGCATGAAAGGGATCACCTACACGCAGGTGGCGCAATACTGCGTGCTGATCTTCGCCTACATGGTGCCCGCGTTTTTCATCTCGATGATGGTGACTGGCAACCCGATCCCGCAGTTGGGGCTGGGCTCGACCGTCAACGACGGGTCGGGGATGTACGTCCTGCAGAAGCTCGACCAGTCGCTGCAGATGATGGGCTTCGGGGCATACACCGCGGGGTCGAAGTCGATGATCGACGTGTTCTGCATCACCGCTGCGCTGATGGTCGGCACAGCGGGCCTGCCGCATGTGATCGTGCGCTTCTTCACGGTGCCGAAGGCCAGCGACGCGCGCCGTTCGGCAGGCTGGGCGCTGGTCTTCATTGCGCTGCTGTACACCACGGCCCCGGCGGTCGCGGCCTTTGCCCGGATCAATTTCAACGAGGCGGTGCACCAGACCGCCTATGAGGACGCGCCTGGCTGGTTCACCAACTGGGAGGCTAACAACCTCATTGCCTGGCGTGACAAGAACGGCGACGGCAAGATGCAGATTGCCGCCGGCGATGCCTTCGAAGGCGCGCCGGTCTTTGCCGAGGATACGGTCGGCAATTCGGGCGAGCGGCTTCTCGACAATGCTGCGACCGACAACGCCAACGAGGTCTATCTCGACCGCGACATCATGGTGCTGGCCAATCCGGAAATCGCAGCGCTGCCCGGCTGGGTGATCGCGCTGGTGGCGGCGGGCGGGCTCGCGGCGGCGCTCTCGACGGCAGCGGGACTGTTGCTGGTGATCTCGACTGCGGTGAGCCATGATTTGCTCAAGTCGACGTTCAGGCCGCAAATATCCGAAAAGGGCGAGCTGTTGGCGGCGCGTATCGCGGCGACGGCAGCGATTGTCGTGGCCGGGATCCTCGGCATCTATCCGCCCGGCTGGGTGGCACAGGTGGTGGCCTTCGCCTTTGGTCTTGCGGCAGCGAGCCTGTTCCCGGCGATCTTCATGGGAATCTTCACCAAGAGCATGAACCGTGAGGGCGCGATTGCCGGGATGGTGGCAGGTTTGGCCTTCACCTTCCTCTACATCGCCTACTTCAAGCTGTGGGAGCCCGAGGCCAACGCGGCGGAGAACTGGCTGCTGGGCATTTCGCCCGAGGGGATCGGCGTGGTCGGGATGTTGATCAACTTCGCGGTGGCGATTGCTGTGGCGAAGGTCACGGCGAAACCGCCCGCTGAGGTGGATGCACTCGTCGAGAGTATCCGCGTCCCGAGAGGGGCGGGGACGGCTCGATCCCACTGA
- the acs gene encoding acetate--CoA ligase, with translation MSDAASHSEWVRKPESASEGTNCTLEQYNAMYARSLEDADGFWADQAQRLDWVTPPTRIANWSYDPVDIKWFEDGVLNICHNAVDRHVAAGRGDRIALIFEPDSPDGTVRRITYAELQREVIRMANSLKKMGVAKGDRVTIYMPMIPEGAYAMLACARIGAIHSVIFGGFSPDAIAGRVEDCQSDWIVTADEGLRGSKTIPLKANVDAALEKVAAKAVLVIRHTGGDVAMIDGRDHWYHEYSQGVDEDCPCEPMNAEDPLFILYTSGSTGKPKGVLHTTGGYSVWTETTFRYVFDYREGEVFWCSADIGWVTGHSYVVYGPLQNGATALMFEGVPNYPDHDRFWEVCDKHKVNIFYTAPTAIRALMREGDEYVTRHDLSSIRLLGSVGEPINPEAWRWYHDTVGKGKLPVIDTWWQTETGGCMITTLPGAHDMKPGSAGKPFFGVVPELVDNEGGVLEGATSGNLCITRSWPGQARTVYGDHERFVQTYFSTYKGKYFTGDGCRRDADRYYWITGRVDDVINVSGHRMGTAEVESALVLHPKVSEAAVVGFPHDIKGQGIYCYVTLMEGIEESDELTAELRQWVRKEIGPIATPDHLHFTPALPKTRSGKIMRRILRKIGENDFGSLGDTSTLADPSVVDALIEGRKNR, from the coding sequence ATGAGCGACGCAGCCAGCCATTCCGAATGGGTCCGCAAGCCCGAAAGCGCATCGGAGGGGACCAACTGCACGCTTGAGCAATACAACGCCATGTATGCCCGGAGCCTCGAGGATGCCGACGGTTTCTGGGCCGATCAGGCGCAGCGGCTCGACTGGGTTACGCCGCCGACCCGGATCGCCAACTGGAGCTACGACCCGGTCGATATCAAGTGGTTCGAGGATGGCGTGCTCAACATCTGCCACAACGCGGTCGACCGCCATGTCGCCGCCGGACGGGGCGACAGGATTGCCCTGATCTTCGAACCGGATAGCCCCGATGGCACCGTCCGCCGGATCACCTATGCCGAGCTCCAGCGCGAAGTCATCCGCATGGCGAATTCGCTGAAGAAGATGGGGGTCGCCAAAGGTGACCGGGTCACCATCTACATGCCGATGATCCCCGAAGGCGCCTATGCCATGCTGGCCTGCGCGCGGATCGGGGCGATCCATTCGGTGATCTTCGGCGGCTTCTCGCCCGATGCCATCGCGGGCCGGGTCGAGGATTGCCAGAGCGACTGGATCGTGACCGCCGACGAAGGCCTGCGCGGTTCCAAGACCATCCCGCTCAAGGCCAATGTTGATGCCGCGCTGGAGAAGGTTGCGGCCAAGGCAGTGTTGGTCATCCGCCACACCGGCGGCGATGTCGCCATGATCGACGGACGCGATCACTGGTATCACGAATATTCGCAAGGCGTGGACGAGGATTGCCCGTGCGAACCGATGAACGCGGAAGACCCGCTGTTCATCCTCTATACCTCGGGCTCGACCGGCAAGCCGAAAGGCGTGCTCCACACCACCGGTGGCTATTCGGTCTGGACCGAGACGACCTTCCGCTATGTCTTCGACTATCGCGAAGGCGAGGTGTTCTGGTGCAGCGCCGACATCGGCTGGGTCACCGGGCACAGCTATGTCGTTTACGGCCCGCTGCAGAACGGTGCGACCGCGCTGATGTTCGAAGGGGTGCCCAACTATCCCGACCACGATCGGTTCTGGGAGGTCTGCGACAAGCACAAGGTCAACATCTTCTACACCGCTCCCACCGCCATCCGTGCGCTTATGCGCGAAGGCGACGAATATGTGACCAGACACGATCTCTCGTCGATCCGACTGCTCGGCAGTGTCGGTGAGCCGATCAATCCGGAGGCGTGGCGCTGGTACCACGACACCGTCGGCAAGGGGAAACTGCCCGTGATCGACACCTGGTGGCAGACCGAGACCGGCGGCTGCATGATCACCACCCTGCCCGGCGCGCACGACATGAAGCCGGGCAGCGCGGGCAAGCCATTCTTCGGCGTCGTTCCGGAGCTGGTCGATAACGAAGGCGGTGTTCTGGAAGGTGCCACCAGCGGTAATCTGTGTATCACCCGCAGCTGGCCCGGCCAGGCACGCACCGTTTACGGCGATCACGAGCGTTTCGTGCAGACCTATTTCAGCACCTACAAGGGCAAGTATTTCACCGGTGATGGCTGCCGCCGCGACGCGGATAGGTACTACTGGATCACCGGCCGGGTCGACGATGTCATCAACGTCTCCGGCCACCGCATGGGCACCGCCGAAGTCGAAAGCGCGCTGGTGCTGCATCCCAAGGTCAGCGAGGCCGCTGTCGTCGGCTTCCCGCACGATATCAAGGGCCAGGGCATCTATTGCTACGTGACGCTGATGGAAGGTATCGAAGAGTCAGACGAGCTGACTGCCGAACTGCGCCAATGGGTGCGCAAGGAAATTGGGCCTATCGCTACGCCCGACCACCTGCACTTCACCCCGGCCCTGCCCAAGACCCGCAGCGGCAAGATCATGCGGCGGATCCTGCGCAAGATCGGCGAGAACGACTTCGGCTCGCTGGGGGATACCTCGACGCTGGCGGACCCGAGCGTGGTCGACGCGCTGATCGAGGGGCGGAAGAACCGCTGA
- a CDS encoding alanine--tRNA ligase — MTDTLMTRELTTAELRSKYLEFFRARGHAVIPSASLVPDGDGSVLFTTAGMHPLVPYLMGAPHPAGTRLADSQKCVRTNDIEEVGDLTHLTFFEMLGNWSLGDYGKKESIGWSYEFLTGEEHLGISKDLIWVTVFEGEDGVPRDEEAADIWRSLGFPDDRIIFLGREHNWWAAGPEGPCGPDTEIFIDRTQTPCAEGADKCLPGVCDCGRWFEVWNNVFMSYNKQGEDLLDLPRKNIDTGMGMERTLAVLNGVESVYETSSLKLIVDRMIALSGKARDEVYGDERLLKAVRVLSDHLRTATFMIGDEMSVRPSNTGQGYVLRRIIRRAVRYCDVLGVEPADWVEAANLVIDDYGDHYEELVKARETILAELGGEKDRFSATLAKGTKMLEKEIERLNAEGKTVLEGDVGFRLYDTYGFPVEFTVELLEEAGLALDMDRFEAAFAEHQEKSKSEAAKSGLADDSEESVRYHTATHLLHSALRKVLGDHVHQRGSNINRDRMRFDFNFERAMTKEEVAETEALVQKWIDEDIPVETEVVTVEQAREKGAIGLFNDKYGGEVSIYQIGDASLEFCGGPHVKRTSEIGTFKIKKEQSSSAGVRRIRALIS; from the coding sequence ATGACCGATACATTGATGACACGCGAACTGACGACTGCCGAACTGCGCTCGAAGTATCTCGAGTTCTTCCGCGCGCGCGGCCACGCGGTCATTCCCAGTGCCTCGCTGGTGCCCGATGGAGACGGTTCGGTCCTGTTCACTACCGCAGGCATGCACCCGCTGGTGCCCTATCTGATGGGCGCGCCGCACCCGGCTGGCACGCGGTTGGCCGATAGCCAGAAGTGCGTGCGCACCAACGACATCGAGGAAGTTGGCGACCTTACTCACCTGACCTTCTTTGAAATGCTCGGCAACTGGTCGCTGGGCGACTACGGCAAGAAGGAATCGATTGGCTGGAGCTACGAGTTCCTGACCGGTGAAGAGCACCTCGGCATTTCGAAAGACCTGATCTGGGTCACGGTGTTCGAAGGCGAAGACGGCGTCCCCCGCGATGAGGAAGCCGCCGACATCTGGCGCTCGCTCGGCTTCCCGGATGACCGCATCATCTTCCTCGGCCGTGAACACAACTGGTGGGCGGCTGGCCCCGAGGGCCCGTGCGGACCTGACACCGAGATATTCATCGACCGGACGCAGACGCCATGCGCTGAAGGGGCCGACAAGTGCCTGCCCGGCGTATGCGATTGCGGCCGCTGGTTCGAAGTGTGGAACAATGTCTTCATGTCCTACAACAAGCAGGGCGAGGACTTGCTCGACCTGCCGCGCAAGAACATCGATACCGGCATGGGGATGGAGCGCACGCTGGCGGTCCTGAACGGTGTCGAGAGCGTCTACGAGACCAGCTCGCTCAAGCTGATTGTCGATCGCATGATCGCGCTTTCGGGCAAGGCCCGAGACGAAGTCTATGGCGATGAGCGACTGCTCAAGGCTGTGCGCGTGCTGTCGGACCACCTGCGCACCGCGACCTTCATGATCGGCGACGAAATGAGCGTGCGCCCGTCGAACACAGGGCAGGGCTATGTCCTGCGCCGCATCATTCGCCGCGCTGTGCGTTATTGCGACGTTCTGGGCGTCGAGCCGGCTGACTGGGTCGAAGCGGCCAACCTGGTGATCGACGACTATGGCGATCACTACGAAGAGCTGGTCAAGGCCCGCGAAACCATCCTCGCCGAGCTGGGCGGTGAGAAGGATCGCTTCTCCGCCACGCTCGCCAAGGGCACCAAGATGCTCGAAAAGGAAATCGAGCGGCTGAACGCGGAAGGGAAGACTGTCCTCGAAGGCGATGTCGGCTTCCGCCTCTACGACACCTATGGCTTCCCGGTGGAATTCACCGTGGAACTGCTGGAAGAGGCCGGCCTTGCGCTCGACATGGATCGCTTCGAAGCGGCCTTTGCCGAGCACCAGGAAAAGTCCAAGTCGGAAGCGGCCAAGAGCGGGCTGGCCGACGACAGCGAGGAAAGCGTGCGCTATCACACCGCCACGCACCTGCTGCATTCGGCCTTGCGCAAGGTGCTGGGCGATCATGTCCACCAGCGCGGTTCCAACATCAATCGCGACCGTATGCGCTTCGACTTCAACTTCGAACGCGCCATGACGAAGGAAGAAGTCGCCGAGACCGAAGCGCTGGTCCAGAAGTGGATCGACGAGGACATCCCGGTCGAGACCGAGGTTGTGACCGTCGAGCAGGCGCGCGAAAAGGGCGCTATCGGCTTGTTCAACGACAAGTATGGCGGCGAAGTATCGATCTACCAGATCGGCGATGCTTCGCTGGAGTTCTGCGGCGGCCCGCACGTCAAGCGCACGAGCGAGATCGGCACCTTCAAGATCAAGAAGGAACAGTCGTCTTCGGCTGGTGTCCGCCGCATCCGCGCGTTGATTTCCTGA